A single window of Ornithorhynchus anatinus isolate Pmale09 chromosome 3, mOrnAna1.pri.v4, whole genome shotgun sequence DNA harbors:
- the KIF24 gene encoding kinesin-like protein KIF24 isoform X2: MTSCLYECLCEAELEQYYPHFAAVGLQKIDELAKITMKDYSKLGVRSMSDRRRLFQLIKIIQIAQEEDQAASRSKHRLQARSRHPLQPQDPQPGPRRQLHFDSPADGRDGTVGNRGSEPCCSAGIPADEPKPGLVEMLEDVLPGDGRCQPKSKIPTAAPDDPYLPPEIDTSADDLSPYWGDGRLPIVQRVTHGSGYNYGVPHSSFRQSTSEQGSPWTETERIHVCVRKRPLGLREERRGEVNIIRVEDQETLLVHEKKEAVDLTQYILQHVFYFDEVFGEACTNQDVYMKTTHPLIQHIFNGGNATCFAYGQTGAGKTYTMIGTHQNPGLYALAAKDIFDHLEASQPRRDLHVWVSFYEIYCGQLYDLLNGRKRLFAREDSKHIVQIVELRELRVDNVDLLLEVILKGGKERSIGATGVNSDSSRSHAVIQIQIKDSAKRTLGRISFIDLAGSERASDAKDSDKQTKIEGAEINQSLLALKECIRALDQEHAHTPFRQSKLTQVLKDSFVGNSKTCMIANISPSHIATEHTLNTLRYADRVKELKRGMKCCPPMTGQSQRAGHLSPKRNQCSSSGLPGEKSSPKKVKLGMQSPLPQGFGPAGPKAYPLAFHPANVPLSSTPKVAGKGKSSRANPSYVWLAHTSPVRGTLRAGSSGKKKVAEGAPGSEKAPRRPAEAPRNREVGRSEDGRRGRKVQTVRPVQKQLVPREELSFGEVLPAEKGGHDGGSRAARPGPAGRAGVPLRQKEREDHLRSYHRQFQQPPLFRQQLKPQPQERFLCRHGPRETGVRQDGAPVPSPPGPRPQDGTHPEDLDDSDFSEDSFTHVSGQRSAPPGSPGTCGQPSFFLHQSGDRGAAGRPAGDGDALLFRLATGPRGGGPDVGRGRPGGSSRARAEEPDRDHGGRSPADWSPGGGPASPAASPDSRCAERPRCSRGGLGCGRKNGCGASVHPGRFAGPSPAPPDARSPSPGREVSGLSLSRLADPPSPDPAGEREGDGEDPRAPLAGTGPRGGQSEGGESYGGSGSSAEFTSGPAAPLTVSLLESTDGEVSGETSPEPGQDAPVTGRRASGGRVRRCGGEARPLLGKEGPAAEAMAEATRPWGREAGPRMEEWWLSLSCRAPPPGCGWGGWPPVPVGRGPAGDVPGGDEQEDLVFGTVTGRGSASGRWYDADSEETPGSWGPSSPEKPHPVEEGPAGGRGPAVQMAPAGTHAPLPYPGPVPFPARLPTRESPPGADPPRRDPGWAAGPSSLSLSGEGVGQLKQKRIGSVLPQAGFKPATQAGCRSTSQAPSAEHVGLLARRATSGQPSGASSPAGTSPAGDWPGDDLERARWSSGPTESSWMRWPCWVPRRRVCLIE, translated from the exons ATGACGTCCTGTTTGTACGAGTGCCTGTGTGAGGCAGAACTTGAGCAGTATTACCCCCATTTCGCTGCCGTGGGGCTCCAGAAGATAGATGAACTAGCCAAGATCACGATGAAAGACTACAGCAAGCTGGGTGTCCGCAGCATGAGTGACCGCCGGCGCCTCTTCCAACTCATTAAAATCATCCAAATCGCGCAAGAGGAAGACCAAGCGGCCAGCCGTTCCAAACACCGCCTTCAGGCGCGGAGCCGCCATCCCCTTCAACCTCAGGATCCCCAGCCGGGGCCTCGGAGGCAGCTGCACTTCGATTCTCCCGCCGACGGAAGGGACGGAACGGTAGGAAACCGGGGATCGGAACCGTGCTGCTCGGCCGGCATCCCCGCCGACGAACCCAAGCCGGGCCTGGTCGAAATGCTAGAGGACGTTCTTCCCGGGGACGGACGATGCCAGCCCAAATCGAAAATCCCCACCGCTGCCCCTGACGATCCCTATCTGCCGCCAGAAATCGACACTTCAGCGGACGATCTCTCTCCCTACTGGGGGGACGGCAGACTTCCCATCGTCCAGAGGGTCACTCACGGGTCAGGGTATAACTACGGAGTGCCTCATTCTTCTTTCAG ACAGAGCACTTCGGAGCAAGGGAGTCCTTGGACCGAGACGGAGAGGATCCACGTGTGTGTCCGGAAACGACCCCTGGGTCTGAGGGAGGAGCGACGTGGAGAAGTGAACATTATCAGAGTGGAAGATCAAGAAACTCTCCTCGTCCATGAGAAGAAAGAGGCTGTCGATCTCACACAGTATATCCTGCAG CATGTTTTTTATTTTGATGAAGTCTTTGGTGAGGCGTGTACCAATCAGGATGTATACATGAAGACCACTCATCCACTCATTCAGCATATTTTTAACGG AGGAAACGCCACCTGCTTTGCATACGGCCAGACGGGGGCTGGCAAAACTTACACTATGATCGGAACTCATCAAAACCCAGGACTGTATGCTCTCGCTGCTAAAGACATCTTCGACCACCTCGAGGCGTCCCAGCCCAGGAGGGACCTACACGTATGGGTCAGTTTTTACGAGATCTACTGCGGACAGCTCTACGACCTGCTCAATGGAAGAAAAAG ACTTTTCGCCAGAGAAGATAGTAAACATATTGTGCAAATAGTGGAGCTGCGGGAGCTTCGGGTGGATAACGTGGACCTGCTCTTAGAG GTGATTTTGAAAGGCGGCAAGGAGCGAAGCATTGGAGCCACGGGGGTAAACTCGGATTCCTCCCGTTCTCACGCTGTCATCCAAATTCAGATTAAAGATTCGGCCAAGAGAACTCTCGGGAG gatatcatttattgatttggCTGGAAGCGAGAGAGCCTCAGACGCTAAGGATTCAGACAAGCAAACCAAAATTGAAGGAGCAGAAATAAACCAAAGTCTTCTGGCC CTAAAGGAATGCATCCGTGCACTGGATCAAGAACATGCCCACACCCCCTTTCGGCAAAGCAAATTAACTCAG GTTCTGAAGGACTCTTTCGTCGGCAACTCCAAGACCTGCATGATCGCCAACATTTCCCCCAGCCATATAGCTACCGAGCATACCCTAAACACTTTACGCTACGCGGACAG GGTGAAAGAACTCAAGAGAGGGATGAAGTGCTGCCCGCCGATGACCGGCCAGAGCCAGAGGGCGGGACACCTGTCTCCGAAGCGTAACCAATGCTCTTCTTCGGGCCTGCCGGGAGAGAAGAGTTCCCCCAAGAAAGTGAAGCTGGGGATGCAGTCGCCCCTCCCGCAGGGTTTCGGCCCGGCCGGGCCCAAGGCCTACCCTTTAGCTTTCCACCCGGCTAACGTCCCGCTGTCTTCTACCCCCAAGGTGGCCGGCAAAGGGAAGTCCTCCAGAGCCAACCCGAGCTACGTCTGGCTCGCCCACACCAGCCCCGTGAGAGGAACGCTAAGGGCCGGGTCCTCGGGGAAGAAGAAGGTGGCAGAGGGGGCTCCGGGCTCGGAGAAAGCTCCCCGGCGCCCAGCCGAAGCgccgaggaacagagaggttggcCGGAGTGAGGACGGGAGGCGGGGTAGGAAGGTCCAGACCGTGCGGCCGGTGCAAAAGCAACTCGTGCCCCGAGAGGAGCTCTCTTTCGGGGAGGTCCTCCCGGCGGAGAAGGGCGGCCACGACGGCGGAAGCCgggcggctcggcccggccccgcgggccgggcgggggtcccTCTCCGCCAGAAAGAGCGGGAGGACCACCTGCGCTCTTACCATCGGCAGTTCCAGCAGCCGCCCCTTTTCCGGCAGCAGTTGAAACCCCAGCCCCAGGAGCGGTTCCTGTGCCGGCACGGACCGCGGGAGACGGGCGTCCGGCAGGACGGCGCCCCCGTCCCGTCTCCTCCCGGTCCCCGGCCGCAGGACGGCACCCACCCGGAAGACCTGGACGACAGCGATTTCAGCGAAGACTCCTTCACGCACGTCTCCGGCCAGAGGTCGGCCCCTCCCGGCAGCCCCGGCACGTGCGGCcagccttccttcttccttcaccaGAGCGGAGaccggggggccgcgggccggccggccggagaCGGGGACGCTCTGCTCTTTCGCCTCGCCACCGGCCCGCGAGGCGGCGGTCCGGACGtcggccggggccgccccggcgggtcatcccgggcccgggcggaggAGCCCGACAGGGACCACGGCGGGCGGTCTCCCGCCGACTGGAGTCCGGGAGGAGGCCCGGCCTCTCCAGCCGCCTCTCCCGACAGCCGGTGCGCCGAGAGGCCTCGCTGCTCCCGGGGCGGCCTCGGGTGCGGTCGGAAAAACGGCTGTGGCGCCTCGGTTCATCCCGGACGGTTCGccgggccctcccccgccccgcccgacgCCCGCTCTCCGTCTCCAGGACGGGAGGTCTCCGGCTTGTCGCTGTCCCGCCTGGCCGACCCGCCGTCTCCAGACCCCGCCGGGGAAAGGGAAGGCGACGGCGAAGACCCCCGGGCCCCTCTGGCCGGGACCGGGCCGAGGGGAGGCCAGAGCGAGGGAGGAGAGTCGTACGGGGGATCGGGCTCCTCGGCGGAATTCACTTCCGGGCCGGCGGCCCCCCTCACCGTGTCCCTCCTTGAGAGTACAGACGGCGAGGTGTCCGGCGAGACCTCTCCCGAACCGGGGCAAGACGCTCCCGTGACGGGGAGACGGGCGTCCGGCGGGAGAGTCCGGAGATGCGGCGGGGAGGCCCGACCCCTCCTCGGGAAGGAAGGTCCGGCCGCGGAGGCGATGGCCGAGGCAACCCGGccttgggggagggaggcgggcccTCGGATGGAGGAGTGGTGGTTGTCGCTGTCGTGTCGCGCCCCCCCGCCGGGTTGCGGGTGGGGCGGTTGGCCCCCGGTGCCCGTCGGTCGGGGCCCAGCGGGCGATGTGCCCGGCGGGGATGAGCAAGAGGACCTGGTTTTCGGAACGGTGACGGGCAGAGGCTCCGCGAGCGGCCGGTGGTACGACGCCGATTCCGAAGAGACTCCCGGGAGCTGGGGCCCGAGCTCCCCCGAAAAGCCTCACCCCGTCGAGGAAGGGCCGGCGGGCGGTCGGGGACCCGCCGTTCAGATGGCGCCTGCGGGGACTCACGCCCCTCTCCCGTATCCGGGGCCTGTCCCGTTCCCAGCCCGCCTCCCAACCCGAGAGAGCCCGCCGGGGGCGGACCCCCCTCGCCGGGACCCGGGCTGGGCAGCGGGACCCTCTAGCCTGTCTCTCAGCGGCGAAGGCGTCGGGCAGCTCAAACAGAAGCGGATCGGAAGCGTCCTCCCACAGGCTGGCTTCAAACCGGCCACCCAGGCTGGCTGCAGGTCAACGTCCCAGGCCCCCTCTGCCGAGCACGTGGGGCTCTTGGCTCGCCGGGCTACTTCGGGGCAGCCATCTGGGGCCAGCAGCCCAGCCGGGACCTCTCCGGCGGGAGACTGGCCCGGAGACGACCTGGAGCGAGCCCG GTGGTCATCGGGGCCCACCGAGAGCAGCTGGATGAGATGGCCCTGCTGGGTTCCAAGGAGGAGAGTCTGCTTAATCGAATGA
- the KIF24 gene encoding kinesin-like protein KIF24 isoform X1, giving the protein MTSCLYECLCEAELEQYYPHFAAVGLQKIDELAKITMKDYSKLGVRSMSDRRRLFQLIKIIQIAQEEDQAASRSKHRLQARSRHPLQPQDPQPGPRRQLHFDSPADGRDGTVGNRGSEPCCSAGIPADEPKPGLVEMLEDVLPGDGRCQPKSKIPTAAPDDPYLPPEIDTSADDLSPYWGDGRLPIVQRVTHGSGYNYGVPHSSFRQSTSEQGSPWTETERIHVCVRKRPLGLREERRGEVNIIRVEDQETLLVHEKKEAVDLTQYILQHVFYFDEVFGEACTNQDVYMKTTHPLIQHIFNGGNATCFAYGQTGAGKTYTMIGTHQNPGLYALAAKDIFDHLEASQPRRDLHVWVSFYEIYCGQLYDLLNGRKRLFAREDSKHIVQIVELRELRVDNVDLLLEVILKGGKERSIGATGVNSDSSRSHAVIQIQIKDSAKRTLGRISFIDLAGSERASDAKDSDKQTKIEGAEINQSLLALKECIRALDQEHAHTPFRQSKLTQVLKDSFVGNSKTCMIANISPSHIATEHTLNTLRYADRVKELKRGMKCCPPMTGQSQRAGHLSPKRNQCSSSGLPGEKSSPKKVKLGMQSPLPQGFGPAGPKAYPLAFHPANVPLSSTPKVAGKGKSSRANPSYVWLAHTSPVRGTLRAGSSGKKKVAEGAPGSEKAPRRPAEAPRNREVGRSEDGRRGRKVQTVRPVQKQLVPREELSFGEVLPAEKGGHDGGSRAARPGPAGRAGVPLRQKEREDHLRSYHRQFQQPPLFRQQLKPQPQERFLCRHGPRETGVRQDGAPVPSPPGPRPQDGTHPEDLDDSDFSEDSFTHVSGQRSAPPGSPGTCGQPSFFLHQSGDRGAAGRPAGDGDALLFRLATGPRGGGPDVGRGRPGGSSRARAEEPDRDHGGRSPADWSPGGGPASPAASPDSRCAERPRCSRGGLGCGRKNGCGASVHPGRFAGPSPAPPDARSPSPGREVSGLSLSRLADPPSPDPAGEREGDGEDPRAPLAGTGPRGGQSEGGESYGGSGSSAEFTSGPAAPLTVSLLESTDGEVSGETSPEPGQDAPVTGRRASGGRVRRCGGEARPLLGKEGPAAEAMAEATRPWGREAGPRMEEWWLSLSCRAPPPGCGWGGWPPVPVGRGPAGDVPGGDEQEDLVFGTVTGRGSASGRWYDADSEETPGSWGPSSPEKPHPVEEGPAGGRGPAVQMAPAGTHAPLPYPGPVPFPARLPTRESPPGADPPRRDPGWAAGPSSLSLSGEGVGQLKQKRIGSVLPQAGFKPATQAGCRSTSQAPSAEHVGLLARRATSGQPSGASSPAGTSPAGDWPGDDLERARKVVIGAHREQLDEMALLGSKEESLLNRMTTADFEDFVAQLDEIMALKSKCIQSLRTQLGRYLARAPPAPAPERAPAS; this is encoded by the exons ATGACGTCCTGTTTGTACGAGTGCCTGTGTGAGGCAGAACTTGAGCAGTATTACCCCCATTTCGCTGCCGTGGGGCTCCAGAAGATAGATGAACTAGCCAAGATCACGATGAAAGACTACAGCAAGCTGGGTGTCCGCAGCATGAGTGACCGCCGGCGCCTCTTCCAACTCATTAAAATCATCCAAATCGCGCAAGAGGAAGACCAAGCGGCCAGCCGTTCCAAACACCGCCTTCAGGCGCGGAGCCGCCATCCCCTTCAACCTCAGGATCCCCAGCCGGGGCCTCGGAGGCAGCTGCACTTCGATTCTCCCGCCGACGGAAGGGACGGAACGGTAGGAAACCGGGGATCGGAACCGTGCTGCTCGGCCGGCATCCCCGCCGACGAACCCAAGCCGGGCCTGGTCGAAATGCTAGAGGACGTTCTTCCCGGGGACGGACGATGCCAGCCCAAATCGAAAATCCCCACCGCTGCCCCTGACGATCCCTATCTGCCGCCAGAAATCGACACTTCAGCGGACGATCTCTCTCCCTACTGGGGGGACGGCAGACTTCCCATCGTCCAGAGGGTCACTCACGGGTCAGGGTATAACTACGGAGTGCCTCATTCTTCTTTCAG ACAGAGCACTTCGGAGCAAGGGAGTCCTTGGACCGAGACGGAGAGGATCCACGTGTGTGTCCGGAAACGACCCCTGGGTCTGAGGGAGGAGCGACGTGGAGAAGTGAACATTATCAGAGTGGAAGATCAAGAAACTCTCCTCGTCCATGAGAAGAAAGAGGCTGTCGATCTCACACAGTATATCCTGCAG CATGTTTTTTATTTTGATGAAGTCTTTGGTGAGGCGTGTACCAATCAGGATGTATACATGAAGACCACTCATCCACTCATTCAGCATATTTTTAACGG AGGAAACGCCACCTGCTTTGCATACGGCCAGACGGGGGCTGGCAAAACTTACACTATGATCGGAACTCATCAAAACCCAGGACTGTATGCTCTCGCTGCTAAAGACATCTTCGACCACCTCGAGGCGTCCCAGCCCAGGAGGGACCTACACGTATGGGTCAGTTTTTACGAGATCTACTGCGGACAGCTCTACGACCTGCTCAATGGAAGAAAAAG ACTTTTCGCCAGAGAAGATAGTAAACATATTGTGCAAATAGTGGAGCTGCGGGAGCTTCGGGTGGATAACGTGGACCTGCTCTTAGAG GTGATTTTGAAAGGCGGCAAGGAGCGAAGCATTGGAGCCACGGGGGTAAACTCGGATTCCTCCCGTTCTCACGCTGTCATCCAAATTCAGATTAAAGATTCGGCCAAGAGAACTCTCGGGAG gatatcatttattgatttggCTGGAAGCGAGAGAGCCTCAGACGCTAAGGATTCAGACAAGCAAACCAAAATTGAAGGAGCAGAAATAAACCAAAGTCTTCTGGCC CTAAAGGAATGCATCCGTGCACTGGATCAAGAACATGCCCACACCCCCTTTCGGCAAAGCAAATTAACTCAG GTTCTGAAGGACTCTTTCGTCGGCAACTCCAAGACCTGCATGATCGCCAACATTTCCCCCAGCCATATAGCTACCGAGCATACCCTAAACACTTTACGCTACGCGGACAG GGTGAAAGAACTCAAGAGAGGGATGAAGTGCTGCCCGCCGATGACCGGCCAGAGCCAGAGGGCGGGACACCTGTCTCCGAAGCGTAACCAATGCTCTTCTTCGGGCCTGCCGGGAGAGAAGAGTTCCCCCAAGAAAGTGAAGCTGGGGATGCAGTCGCCCCTCCCGCAGGGTTTCGGCCCGGCCGGGCCCAAGGCCTACCCTTTAGCTTTCCACCCGGCTAACGTCCCGCTGTCTTCTACCCCCAAGGTGGCCGGCAAAGGGAAGTCCTCCAGAGCCAACCCGAGCTACGTCTGGCTCGCCCACACCAGCCCCGTGAGAGGAACGCTAAGGGCCGGGTCCTCGGGGAAGAAGAAGGTGGCAGAGGGGGCTCCGGGCTCGGAGAAAGCTCCCCGGCGCCCAGCCGAAGCgccgaggaacagagaggttggcCGGAGTGAGGACGGGAGGCGGGGTAGGAAGGTCCAGACCGTGCGGCCGGTGCAAAAGCAACTCGTGCCCCGAGAGGAGCTCTCTTTCGGGGAGGTCCTCCCGGCGGAGAAGGGCGGCCACGACGGCGGAAGCCgggcggctcggcccggccccgcgggccgggcgggggtcccTCTCCGCCAGAAAGAGCGGGAGGACCACCTGCGCTCTTACCATCGGCAGTTCCAGCAGCCGCCCCTTTTCCGGCAGCAGTTGAAACCCCAGCCCCAGGAGCGGTTCCTGTGCCGGCACGGACCGCGGGAGACGGGCGTCCGGCAGGACGGCGCCCCCGTCCCGTCTCCTCCCGGTCCCCGGCCGCAGGACGGCACCCACCCGGAAGACCTGGACGACAGCGATTTCAGCGAAGACTCCTTCACGCACGTCTCCGGCCAGAGGTCGGCCCCTCCCGGCAGCCCCGGCACGTGCGGCcagccttccttcttccttcaccaGAGCGGAGaccggggggccgcgggccggccggccggagaCGGGGACGCTCTGCTCTTTCGCCTCGCCACCGGCCCGCGAGGCGGCGGTCCGGACGtcggccggggccgccccggcgggtcatcccgggcccgggcggaggAGCCCGACAGGGACCACGGCGGGCGGTCTCCCGCCGACTGGAGTCCGGGAGGAGGCCCGGCCTCTCCAGCCGCCTCTCCCGACAGCCGGTGCGCCGAGAGGCCTCGCTGCTCCCGGGGCGGCCTCGGGTGCGGTCGGAAAAACGGCTGTGGCGCCTCGGTTCATCCCGGACGGTTCGccgggccctcccccgccccgcccgacgCCCGCTCTCCGTCTCCAGGACGGGAGGTCTCCGGCTTGTCGCTGTCCCGCCTGGCCGACCCGCCGTCTCCAGACCCCGCCGGGGAAAGGGAAGGCGACGGCGAAGACCCCCGGGCCCCTCTGGCCGGGACCGGGCCGAGGGGAGGCCAGAGCGAGGGAGGAGAGTCGTACGGGGGATCGGGCTCCTCGGCGGAATTCACTTCCGGGCCGGCGGCCCCCCTCACCGTGTCCCTCCTTGAGAGTACAGACGGCGAGGTGTCCGGCGAGACCTCTCCCGAACCGGGGCAAGACGCTCCCGTGACGGGGAGACGGGCGTCCGGCGGGAGAGTCCGGAGATGCGGCGGGGAGGCCCGACCCCTCCTCGGGAAGGAAGGTCCGGCCGCGGAGGCGATGGCCGAGGCAACCCGGccttgggggagggaggcgggcccTCGGATGGAGGAGTGGTGGTTGTCGCTGTCGTGTCGCGCCCCCCCGCCGGGTTGCGGGTGGGGCGGTTGGCCCCCGGTGCCCGTCGGTCGGGGCCCAGCGGGCGATGTGCCCGGCGGGGATGAGCAAGAGGACCTGGTTTTCGGAACGGTGACGGGCAGAGGCTCCGCGAGCGGCCGGTGGTACGACGCCGATTCCGAAGAGACTCCCGGGAGCTGGGGCCCGAGCTCCCCCGAAAAGCCTCACCCCGTCGAGGAAGGGCCGGCGGGCGGTCGGGGACCCGCCGTTCAGATGGCGCCTGCGGGGACTCACGCCCCTCTCCCGTATCCGGGGCCTGTCCCGTTCCCAGCCCGCCTCCCAACCCGAGAGAGCCCGCCGGGGGCGGACCCCCCTCGCCGGGACCCGGGCTGGGCAGCGGGACCCTCTAGCCTGTCTCTCAGCGGCGAAGGCGTCGGGCAGCTCAAACAGAAGCGGATCGGAAGCGTCCTCCCACAGGCTGGCTTCAAACCGGCCACCCAGGCTGGCTGCAGGTCAACGTCCCAGGCCCCCTCTGCCGAGCACGTGGGGCTCTTGGCTCGCCGGGCTACTTCGGGGCAGCCATCTGGGGCCAGCAGCCCAGCCGGGACCTCTCCGGCGGGAGACTGGCCCGGAGACGACCTGGAGCGAGCCCG GAAGGTGGTCATCGGGGCCCACCGAGAGCAGCTGGATGAGATGGCCCTGCTGGGTTCCAAGGAGGAGAGTCTGCTTAATCGAATGACGACGGCG GACTTTGAGGACTTTGTGGCCCAGCTGGACGAGATCATGGCCCTGAAGTCCAAGTGCATCCAGAGCCTGAGGACCCAGCTGGGACGGTACCTGGCccgcgccccgccggccccggcccccgagagaGCCCCGGCCTCTTAG
- the UBAP1 gene encoding LOW QUALITY PROTEIN: ubiquitin-associated protein 1 (The sequence of the model RefSeq protein was modified relative to this genomic sequence to represent the inferred CDS: inserted 1 base in 1 codon; deleted 5 bases in 4 codons), whose product MASRKSGSDFHGPFSYLDDVPFKIGDKFRIPAKVGLPIGFCLPDYSQIVKEAQYDFALERRTIEWAEDVRKIQEAQREAARQAGAEAEGPVGSGAGADAKPPGPADVPASHQPRPPASLQHNNILTPTRVSSSAPKPQGAEPPQANAAFNPADFECEEDPFDNLELKTIDEKEELRNILAGTPGPLVAQILDSNLPKGGPGALLQEQEVLASLERAALDFKPLHKPNGFVTLPQLGGRERMSLSSKVSLPPAPPVSNIKSLTFPKLDSGGGEPKTAQXASPFHGRRRLRNGTFLSSLKPAPQHRAGDLNGHRGPGPSARGRGRRPGDGGPLPPARPPPPSPARPRSTGKNGGSRERWPVTGRGGRVRPGKPCLFVGDRDDVLPCPPGSSLLLLRLTARAPFLLSAPPAPPGPNRRRPTVASAHGRHPRHPPPTTATATGCSAWSSGPASPDLQGLSSGERQCVETVVNMGYSYDRVLKAMRKKGENIEQVLDYLFAHGQLCEKGFDPLLVEEALEVCQCSEEKTAEFLQLMSKFKEMGFELKDIKEVLLLHNNDQDNALEDLMARAGAS is encoded by the exons TATGACTTCGCCTTGGAGAGGAGGACGATCGAGTGGGCCGAAGACGTCCGGAAGATCCAGGAAGCGCAGCGGGAAGCCGCGCGGCAGGCGGGAGCAGAAGCCGAGGGGCCGGTCGgttccggggccggggccgacgccaagcccccgggccccgcggacGTCCCCGCCTCCCATCAACCCCGTCCTCCAGCCAGCTTGCAGCACAACAACATTCTCACCCCAACCCGGGTCAGCAGCAGCGCCCCGAAGCCCCAAGGCGCTGAGCCGCCCCAGGCCAACGCGGCCTTCAACCCCGCCGACTTCGAGTGCGAAGAA GACCCCTTCGACAACCTGGAGCTGAAGACCATCGACGAGAAAGAGGAGCTGCGGAACATTCTCGCGGggacc cccgggcccctcgTGGCCCAGATCCTGgacagcaacttgcccaaaggagGGCCCGGGGCGCTGCTGCAGGAGCAGGAGGTCCTGGCCTCCCTGGAGCGGGCCGCCCTGGACTTCAAGCCCCTCCACAAGCCCAACGGCTTCGTCACGCTGCCGCAGCTGGGCGGCCGGGAGAGGATGTCGCTGTCTTCCAAAgtctccctcccg ccggccccccccgtGAGCAATATCAAATCCCTGACCTTCCCCAAGCTCGACTCGGGAGGAGGCGAGCCGAAGACGGCGC CGGCGAGCCCTTTccacggccgccgccgcctccgcaaCGGCACTTTCCTCAGTTCCCTAAAG CCCGCTCCCCAGCACCGAGCCGGCGACCTCAACGGacaccgggggccggggccctcgGCTCGCGGGCGCGGACGGCGGCCCGGAGACGGCggcccgctcccccccgcccgcccgcctcccccgtccccggcccggccGAGAAGCACGGGAAAGAACGGCGGCTCGCGCGAGCGCTGGCCGGTCACCG GACGCGGGGGGCGGGTCAGGCCGGGGAAACCGTGTCTCTTCGTGGGCGACCGGGATGACGTCCTGCCCTGCCCGCCCgggtcttctctcctcctcctccgcttaaCCGCCCGGGCTCCGTTTCTTCtctccgctccccccgccccgccaggtCCCAACCGACGACGTCCCACCGTCGCAAgcgcccacggccgccacccccgccaccccccccccaccacggcCACCGCCACCGGCTGCTCCGCCTGGTCGAGCGGGCCGGCCTCCCCCGACCTGCAGGGCCTGTCGTCCGGCGAGCGGCAGTGCGTGGAAACGGTCGTCAACATGGGCTACTCCTACGACCGCGTCCTGAAAGCcatgaggaagaaaggagaaaacatAGAGCAG GTTCTCGATTACCTGTTCGCCCACGGGCAGCTCTGCGAGAAGGGCTTCGACCCTCTGCTGGTGGAGGAAGCGTTGGAGGTGTGCCAGTGCTCAGAGGAGAAG ACCGCAGAATTCCTCCAGTTAATGAGTAAGTTTAAAGAGATGGGCTTTGAACTGAAGGACATTAAGGAGGTTTTGTTGTTACACAACAACGACCAGGACAATGCCTTGGAAGACCTCATGGCGCGCGCGGGGGCCAGCTGA